A window of Vibrio ishigakensis contains these coding sequences:
- the torC gene encoding pentaheme c-type cytochrome TorC: MKSLIVKMWKTMSRPARHISLGVLTLGGFLAGVIFWGGFNTALEATNTEEFCISCHTMRDNVYVELQETVHWKNHSGVRATCPDCHVPHEWTAKIARKIQASKEVYAQIFGDLGTPEKFEARRFELARHEWDRFAANGSLECKNCHNYDSMDFELMSPTARIQMKQAAERDQSCLDCHKGIAHKLPENMDSSGGMVGELEQMAHSTSFSKDNTYVSVRHLPLYEDEALSVEAGLLNPASEVKVLQVKGDAIQVEIAGWRKDKGFGRVIQEDFGMNIPVASLMKEAAQNDQIVESFEEKEDELTGLPWGRVVAKVWMKQGSMIQGYEPIWERAAESYQVNCSTCHTQPAPAHFTANAWPGMFNGMSAFVNLDTDSEALVLKYLQKHSSDFSDEHH; encoded by the coding sequence ATGAAGTCACTAATTGTCAAAATGTGGAAAACCATGAGTCGTCCCGCCAGACACATCAGTCTAGGCGTGCTGACTCTCGGCGGCTTTTTAGCCGGCGTTATTTTCTGGGGTGGTTTCAACACCGCGCTAGAAGCAACCAATACTGAAGAGTTTTGTATCAGCTGTCATACAATGCGAGATAATGTTTACGTAGAACTTCAGGAAACGGTTCACTGGAAAAACCATTCTGGTGTAAGAGCAACCTGTCCTGACTGTCACGTACCGCATGAATGGACCGCAAAAATTGCCCGTAAGATCCAAGCCTCTAAAGAGGTGTACGCACAGATCTTCGGTGATTTAGGTACACCAGAAAAATTTGAAGCACGTCGCTTCGAACTTGCTCGTCATGAGTGGGATCGCTTTGCTGCCAATGGCTCCCTTGAGTGTAAAAACTGTCATAATTACGACTCAATGGACTTCGAGCTAATGTCTCCAACGGCACGTATCCAGATGAAGCAAGCGGCTGAACGTGATCAAAGCTGTTTGGACTGTCACAAAGGTATCGCTCACAAGCTACCTGAAAATATGGACAGCTCAGGCGGTATGGTCGGCGAGCTTGAGCAAATGGCACACTCTACCTCCTTCTCTAAAGACAACACTTATGTATCAGTGCGCCACCTTCCTCTATATGAAGATGAAGCCCTTAGCGTGGAAGCGGGTCTTCTAAACCCAGCCTCTGAGGTTAAGGTTCTTCAGGTTAAAGGCGATGCCATCCAAGTTGAGATTGCCGGTTGGCGTAAAGACAAGGGCTTTGGCCGTGTAATCCAAGAAGACTTTGGTATGAACATCCCTGTTGCTTCTCTTATGAAAGAAGCGGCTCAAAACGACCAGATTGTCGAGAGCTTTGAAGAGAAAGAGGATGAGCTAACCGGTCTTCCATGGGGTCGTGTTGTGGCTAAGGTATGGATGAAGCAAGGGTCTATGATCCAAGGCTACGAGCCTATCTGGGAAAGAGCGGCAGAGTCTTATCAAGTTAACTGTTCTACCTGTCACACCCAGCCAGCGCCAGCGCACTTCACTGCAAACGCATGGCCTGGCATGTTCAACGGTATGTCGGCGTTCGTTAACCTAGATACCGATAGTGAAGCCTTGGTACTTAAGTACCTACAGAAACATTCATCTGATTTCTCAGATGAGCATCACTAA
- the elyC gene encoding envelope biogenesis factor ElyC — MFELKKLISAFLMPLPAMLILGFIGLALVMFTRKHKFGCIVIFISLFSIFAISFQPISTSLLKPLERKYTAFLPTTENIDYVMVLGSGHVVDAEIPPTSELSRTALMRLSEGIRILRMYPGSKLILSGYSGGTEISQARMMAQVALALGVAKPDIILLETAQDTWEEAHQAAGFVGNKKLVLVTSASHMNRALGEFNEAGLEPVPAPTNYLAHSNIEQAWVKYTPQAQYLEQTERYWHETLGTWWQKIRNLVSSK; from the coding sequence ATGTTTGAACTTAAGAAACTCATTTCTGCGTTTTTGATGCCTCTGCCTGCCATGCTCATTCTTGGCTTCATTGGTCTCGCTCTGGTGATGTTCACACGCAAGCATAAGTTTGGCTGCATCGTCATTTTCATATCACTGTTTTCTATCTTTGCCATCTCGTTCCAACCTATCTCGACCTCTCTACTAAAACCGCTAGAACGCAAATACACTGCCTTCTTGCCGACCACTGAGAATATTGACTACGTGATGGTTCTTGGCAGTGGTCATGTTGTAGATGCGGAGATCCCACCCACTTCTGAGTTAAGCCGTACTGCCCTAATGCGTCTGTCTGAGGGTATTCGTATTCTGCGTATGTATCCTGGCAGTAAATTGATTCTCTCAGGTTATTCAGGCGGTACAGAGATCAGCCAAGCGAGAATGATGGCGCAGGTTGCTCTGGCGCTTGGGGTTGCTAAGCCTGATATTATCTTGCTTGAAACCGCGCAAGATACCTGGGAAGAGGCGCATCAAGCTGCCGGCTTTGTTGGCAATAAGAAGCTGGTGTTAGTGACTTCAGCTAGCCATATGAATCGGGCTCTGGGGGAGTTTAATGAGGCGGGTCTAGAGCCGGTGCCTGCACCGACTAACTACCTTGCTCACTCCAACATTGAACAGGCTTGGGTAAAATACACCCCACAAGCTCAGTATCTAGAGCAAACAGAACGCTACTGGCATGAGACCCTCGGTACTTGGTGGCAGAAGATACGCAACCTTGTCAGTAGTAAATAA
- the torE gene encoding trimethylamine N-oxide reductase system protein TorE: protein MSDSKSIPEEETRSLEWKSFFFIAVVMFPVLSVILVGGYGFIVWMLQVFVLGPPGAHG, encoded by the coding sequence ATGAGTGATTCGAAGAGTATTCCTGAAGAGGAGACACGCTCCTTGGAGTGGAAGTCGTTTTTCTTTATCGCTGTCGTGATGTTCCCAGTGTTGAGCGTCATTTTAGTCGGCGGCTACGGATTTATCGTTTGGATGTTACAAGTGTTCGTTTTAGGTCCCCCTGGCGCACACGGCTAA
- the mukE gene encoding chromosome partition protein MukE, producing the protein MSSTNSEHYMPEELAKAIANPLFPGLDSLLRAGRHITQDDMDNYALLCDFETDLALFYQRYNVELVKAPEGFFYLRPRSTTLIGRSVLSELDMLVGKVLCFLYLSPERLAQEGIFTNQELFEELLNIAEQKTLMKFVTNKATGTDLDKEKLYEKVRTSLRRLKRIGMLLPIGEGEKFRISEAVFRFGADVRVGDDVQQAQLRLIRDGEAVVEQKTEQTSLLDESEEQA; encoded by the coding sequence ATGTCATCAACAAATTCTGAACACTACATGCCAGAGGAACTGGCAAAAGCGATAGCTAACCCGCTGTTTCCGGGGCTAGACAGCCTATTGCGTGCCGGTCGTCACATCACTCAAGACGACATGGACAACTATGCACTGCTGTGCGATTTCGAAACCGATTTGGCGCTGTTTTATCAAAGATACAACGTTGAATTGGTTAAAGCGCCGGAAGGCTTCTTCTATCTGCGTCCTCGCTCAACCACATTAATTGGTCGTAGCGTGCTCTCCGAGCTGGATATGCTGGTGGGTAAGGTGCTGTGTTTCTTGTATCTAAGCCCAGAGCGTCTGGCGCAAGAGGGCATCTTTACCAATCAGGAACTGTTTGAAGAGCTGTTGAACATTGCTGAGCAAAAGACCTTGATGAAGTTTGTGACCAACAAGGCAACCGGTACTGACCTAGATAAAGAAAAGCTGTACGAGAAGGTTCGTACTTCGCTACGTCGCTTGAAGCGAATCGGTATGCTTTTGCCTATCGGTGAAGGTGAGAAATTCCGTATCAGCGAGGCGGTATTCCGCTTTGGTGCTGACGTGCGCGTTGGCGATGACGTACAGCAAGCTCAGCTTCGTCTGATCCGTGATGGTGAAGCGGTAGTTGAACAGAAAACAGAACAAACCAGCTTATTGGATGAAAGTGAGGAACAGGCATGA
- a CDS encoding NAD(P)H-binding protein — translation MSATLIIGAGWLGRPLALHFLQQGKNVHVSNASAGGISESEQLGLSAHQLSFPLDSIDSYVKLLKELQITTVIGCITPGLRKPKDGTEPDWDSYAHKWQQICSGAKEAGVKKVVMISSTAVYPSRSGAMLESDASYEMALSDSSFSKKSVALLKGEQRVIDSGLDYVVIRCSGLVDEKRHPSRFVAHLKSVSNQAPANMLHRLDAVGITAFASESLANQVINASTPNTCSKAEFYQAALDSVDSSLELPKITEVQDKLIDSSLSERLGYSYRFKHTLELV, via the coding sequence ATGTCAGCAACCCTAATTATAGGCGCTGGATGGCTTGGTCGCCCTCTGGCGCTTCATTTTTTGCAGCAAGGCAAAAATGTCCATGTGAGTAATGCCTCGGCTGGCGGTATCTCTGAAAGCGAGCAACTTGGATTAAGTGCTCATCAACTCTCCTTCCCTCTCGATTCCATAGACAGTTACGTTAAGCTACTCAAAGAGCTTCAAATCACGACCGTTATTGGATGCATCACCCCAGGTCTGCGAAAACCCAAAGATGGCACTGAGCCCGATTGGGATAGCTATGCTCACAAGTGGCAACAGATCTGCTCTGGTGCAAAAGAAGCCGGTGTGAAAAAGGTTGTGATGATCAGCTCTACTGCGGTTTATCCGAGTCGTTCAGGCGCAATGCTTGAATCTGATGCCAGCTATGAAATGGCTTTGTCTGATTCGAGCTTTAGTAAGAAGAGCGTCGCGCTCCTGAAGGGTGAACAACGGGTTATCGACAGTGGCCTTGATTATGTGGTAATTCGCTGTAGCGGTTTAGTTGATGAGAAGCGCCATCCTTCTCGGTTTGTGGCGCATCTGAAATCGGTAAGTAATCAAGCACCTGCCAATATGCTGCATAGATTGGATGCTGTGGGGATAACCGCGTTTGCGAGTGAGTCCCTTGCCAATCAAGTTATCAATGCGTCTACGCCTAATACTTGTAGTAAGGCAGAGTTCTATCAAGCAGCGCTGGATAGTGTGGATAGCTCGCTTGAGCTTCCTAAAATTACTGAAGTTCAGGATAAGTTAATTGATAGCTCGCTATCAGAAAGACTTGGGTACTCTTATCGCTTCAAGCATACGTTGGAGTTGGTTTAG
- a CDS encoding TIGR02647 family protein, with translation MKFDQQLIDELNLLVQFDLSSAATGIKVHSDAPESTRQAIERLFDKGLCTLKDGGYLTDEGIEVAEQADKILRVLSH, from the coding sequence ATGAAATTTGACCAACAACTAATCGATGAGCTCAACCTACTGGTTCAATTTGATTTAAGTAGCGCCGCCACCGGCATTAAGGTTCATTCCGATGCCCCCGAATCTACCCGCCAAGCCATTGAGCGTCTTTTTGATAAAGGACTGTGCACGCTTAAAGATGGAGGCTATCTCACTGATGAGGGTATCGAGGTGGCAGAGCAAGCTGATAAGATCTTGCGAGTTTTGAGTCACTAA
- the cmoM gene encoding tRNA uridine 5-oxyacetic acid(34) methyltransferase CmoM yields the protein MRKDRNFDDIADKFAENIYGSDKGNIRQTIVWEDLNRILSQMDGNSKSLTILDAGGGLAQMSQKLAELGHKVILCDVSNEMLNLAKQEIANKGLLEQYQFIHAPVQELHHHLDEQVDLILFHAVMEWLAEPEDALKKLMTHLKPQGMASVMFYNHHGLVMKNVVCGNIPHVLQGMPHRKRFKLQPQQGLVPKDVYQWLEECDLTICGKSGIRCFHDYVGFTQYVGDYTPEQLLELEQQLCRTEPYLSLGRYIHVWVQK from the coding sequence GTGAGAAAAGATCGCAATTTTGACGACATCGCCGATAAATTTGCCGAGAACATTTATGGTTCTGACAAAGGTAACATCAGGCAAACAATAGTTTGGGAAGACCTAAACCGAATTCTATCTCAAATGGATGGGAACTCGAAATCGCTCACCATCTTAGACGCAGGTGGCGGCTTAGCACAAATGTCGCAAAAACTTGCTGAGCTCGGACATAAAGTCATTTTGTGTGATGTATCTAACGAAATGCTGAACTTAGCAAAGCAAGAAATTGCGAACAAGGGGTTGCTGGAGCAGTATCAATTTATCCACGCTCCTGTACAGGAGTTACACCATCACCTCGATGAACAGGTCGATCTGATCCTATTTCATGCGGTGATGGAATGGCTTGCCGAACCGGAGGATGCCCTCAAGAAATTGATGACGCACCTAAAACCGCAAGGCATGGCATCGGTCATGTTCTACAACCACCACGGATTGGTGATGAAGAATGTGGTCTGTGGCAACATACCTCATGTTTTGCAGGGAATGCCTCATCGAAAAAGATTTAAGCTTCAGCCACAACAAGGCCTAGTCCCGAAGGACGTCTATCAGTGGCTGGAAGAATGTGACCTCACCATCTGCGGTAAGTCTGGCATACGTTGTTTTCACGACTATGTAGGCTTTACCCAGTATGTGGGTGATTATACCCCAGAACAATTGTTGGAGCTTGAACAGCAGTTATGCCGAACTGAGCCTTATCTGTCTCTGGGCAGATATATCCACGTTTGGGTTCAGAAGTAG
- the mukF gene encoding chromosome partition protein MukF: MSQAQEQNNDQLSVDELVGWVKQHDFSLNLTSERLSFLVAIALLSQERFDGELGEGELHDAFTIVEGQFQDAEVKGNKLFKANNAINDLVSQRLLNRFNADDQEGNSIYRLSPLAMGICEYYLRHRQFSKLKLSVQLVLVGKELSQAVETAQGELSIDEWRRDVYGTLKYTVGEIFDQIDLNQRVMDEEQAEVKQQIAALLNQDWREAISQCEGLLSATSNTLTELQSSLQAAGDELQSQLLELQQMVYGEEELDFIDAVLFSLQIKLDRIVSWGQQSIDLWIGYDRHVHKFIRTAIDMDKNRAFSQRLRQSIQDFSQSPWLLTFADAERLRDLRDESLVLKNDEALGELPPEVEYQEMQQVSNELAEHVKALLHEHKQQGSNIDLGAVLKDYLSSHPQARHFDLARMVVDQAVRLGYSEQDYAAIQPDWQSINEYGAKVQANVINKF, from the coding sequence ATGAGCCAAGCACAAGAACAAAATAACGACCAGTTGTCGGTAGACGAGCTGGTTGGCTGGGTAAAACAGCACGATTTTTCATTAAACCTCACCAGTGAACGCCTTAGTTTTCTGGTGGCTATCGCCCTATTGAGCCAAGAAAGATTCGATGGTGAATTGGGTGAGGGTGAATTGCACGATGCATTCACCATAGTAGAGGGTCAGTTTCAAGACGCTGAGGTCAAGGGCAACAAGTTATTCAAAGCGAACAACGCCATCAACGACCTCGTCAGTCAGCGTCTATTAAACCGCTTTAATGCCGATGACCAAGAGGGCAATAGCATATATCGCTTGTCACCTCTGGCGATGGGCATTTGCGAATATTACTTACGTCATCGTCAGTTCTCCAAGCTCAAGCTGTCTGTGCAGCTGGTGCTGGTGGGCAAGGAACTCTCGCAAGCCGTTGAAACGGCGCAGGGTGAGCTCTCTATCGACGAGTGGCGCCGCGATGTATACGGCACGTTGAAATACACCGTCGGTGAGATCTTCGACCAGATAGACCTTAACCAAAGGGTGATGGACGAAGAGCAGGCTGAGGTTAAACAACAGATTGCCGCGCTTCTTAATCAAGATTGGCGCGAGGCGATCAGCCAGTGTGAAGGGCTTCTATCCGCCACATCAAATACCCTAACCGAACTGCAATCGTCACTGCAGGCAGCGGGTGATGAGCTTCAATCTCAACTGCTTGAACTGCAGCAGATGGTGTATGGCGAGGAAGAACTCGACTTTATCGATGCAGTGCTGTTTAGCCTACAGATAAAACTCGACCGTATTGTCAGCTGGGGTCAGCAATCCATCGATTTGTGGATTGGCTATGACCGCCACGTACACAAATTCATCCGTACCGCTATCGATATGGATAAGAACCGCGCCTTTAGCCAAAGGCTTCGTCAGTCTATTCAGGACTTCTCACAAAGCCCATGGTTACTTACCTTTGCCGATGCCGAGCGATTGCGTGACTTGCGTGATGAATCCTTGGTGTTGAAAAACGATGAAGCGCTAGGTGAATTACCTCCTGAGGTGGAATACCAAGAGATGCAACAGGTGAGCAATGAGCTTGCTGAGCATGTGAAGGCGCTACTCCATGAGCACAAGCAACAAGGCTCGAACATCGACCTTGGTGCGGTTCTAAAAGATTACCTGTCGAGCCATCCACAGGCACGACACTTTGATTTAGCGCGAATGGTGGTTGATCAAGCCGTTCGCCTTGGATACTCAGAACAAGACTATGCCGCCATTCAGCCTGACTGGCAGTCGATCAACGAATATGGCGCTAAGGTACAAGCAAATGTCATCAACAAATTCTGA
- the mukB gene encoding chromosome partition protein MukB → MIERGKYQSLTMINWNGFFARTFDIDNLVTTLSGGNGAGKSTTMAAFITSLIPDQSLLHFRNTTEAGSSQASRDKGLYGKLQPGVCYSALEVVNSRKQRLVFAVKLQQVAGRDKKVDIKPFVVQGLPSHIKASELFIQSVSETQAKVLSLNEVKERVSEFEGVQFKAFNSITDYHSQMFDFGVIPKKLRNSSERSKFYRLIEASLYGGISSTITRSLRDYLLPQNGGVKKAFQDMESALRENRITLEAIKNTQADRDLFKHLLTESTNYVAADYMRHANQRRTKLEATLSLRKDLFGGRQQIIDNNKLLNETQQQLNILVEEYSALEQDHQAASDYLQLVQNALQQQQKIERYEEDLLELSERLEEQIMVVEEAHESLAQSEEQMELTESEVDSLKSQLADYQQALDVQQTRALQYQQAVKALADARELSGLEIESVEAIPALLSDFEKQQSTQTQTLLTLKHKLDINSASVEQFAKAFELLKQIVPEASRENAEVEARRVLESLQAAKHEVAQLSHWQSQARDLTRRVEKQAQVKKLVSDYAAQNAVQIRDELDIETEQARQFESIEQSENALEQGRENLIDLRREEQKLSGEISRFEGIAPAWIKANEALEQLCESTESELTDAQSVMNKMQKVLEAEKEALSLKDRLALERTQVEKEIEALATPGGANDPRLKALSDSLGGVLLSEIYDDITIDDAPYFSAMYGPARHAIVVSDLEGVKERLVEFDDCPEDVYIIEGDVDAFDDSLFEVEEFEGAVCVQVSEQQLRYSRFPTVPLFGRAAREQRLEALREKRDQLVEDHAKAAFDAQKAQRLYQAFNDFVANHVAVAFEDNPEHAIGELRSERNKVLASLNEVEGKEAEFKQAITKAKQALSLLDKLAPSIDLIEDETLAERADEAKARVDELIQSKVNLDRHLATADKLRPIVSALAADPEQFDAIEQEYKEVDEALQSLKSQSFALSNVYERKAHFGYADSEKLLEKSSELSEQLKAKLVVAEQQKERAREGYKQAQQQHSQYNQLLATLKSSHQAKTETVQEFKQELSSAGILLDDAILERATTRKQELHQGIETSRSRQAELSKTVTATELELKSGTKALKKQQKEYQELRRFVVTAKAGWCAVLKLAREHDVERRLHKRELAYMSEGELRSMSDKSLGSLRLAVANEEDLRDALRASEDNAYPERKVLFYIAVYQFLRERIRQDIIRTDDPVEAIEEMEVELARLTEELNQRESRLAISSESVSSIIKKTIQREQNRIRILNQGLSNIHFGQVNGVRLNVNIRESHQILLDSLANPEKSHKQLFDNSRLTFSEAMAKLFQRVNPHIDVGQRSPQVFGEELLDYRNYLEMGVEVNRGSEGWLQAESGALSTGEAIGTGQSILLMVIQSWEEESRRLRSKDIVPCRLLFLDEAARLDAKSIATLFELCERLNMQLLIAAPENISPEKGTTYKLVRKVFKDHEHVHVVGLRGFGQQSETAQAIDEAELI, encoded by the coding sequence ATGATTGAACGAGGAAAATATCAATCCCTGACCATGATCAACTGGAACGGCTTCTTTGCCCGTACCTTTGATATTGATAATTTGGTTACCACACTTTCTGGGGGTAACGGCGCAGGTAAATCCACCACCATGGCGGCATTTATTACCAGCCTTATCCCAGATCAGAGCCTACTTCATTTCCGAAATACCACAGAAGCGGGTAGCTCTCAGGCATCTCGTGATAAGGGTCTTTACGGTAAGCTTCAGCCAGGCGTCTGTTATTCCGCCCTTGAGGTAGTGAACTCGCGTAAGCAGCGCCTAGTATTTGCAGTTAAGCTGCAGCAGGTAGCAGGCCGAGACAAGAAGGTAGATATCAAGCCATTCGTGGTGCAAGGTCTGCCGAGCCATATCAAGGCCTCTGAGCTATTTATTCAGTCGGTAAGCGAGACTCAGGCTAAGGTTCTTTCTCTGAATGAGGTGAAAGAGCGAGTTTCTGAGTTTGAAGGCGTTCAGTTTAAGGCGTTTAACTCGATCACTGACTATCACAGCCAGATGTTCGACTTTGGCGTGATCCCGAAGAAGCTGCGTAACTCAAGCGAACGCTCAAAATTCTATCGTCTGATTGAGGCATCCCTATACGGCGGTATCTCGAGCACCATTACCCGCTCTTTGCGTGATTACCTACTGCCACAAAACGGCGGGGTGAAGAAGGCGTTCCAAGACATGGAATCGGCCCTTCGTGAAAACCGCATCACCTTGGAAGCGATTAAGAATACCCAAGCAGACCGTGACCTGTTTAAGCACCTGCTTACCGAGTCGACCAACTATGTAGCGGCTGACTATATGCGTCACGCTAACCAGCGCCGCACTAAGCTAGAAGCGACGCTTTCCCTGCGTAAAGACTTGTTTGGTGGTCGCCAGCAGATCATCGACAACAACAAGCTTCTTAATGAAACTCAGCAACAGCTGAATATCCTAGTTGAAGAGTATTCCGCGCTTGAGCAAGACCATCAGGCGGCCAGTGATTATCTTCAGTTGGTGCAAAATGCCCTTCAGCAGCAGCAAAAGATTGAGCGTTACGAAGAAGACCTTCTAGAGCTTAGTGAGCGTCTAGAAGAGCAGATCATGGTGGTGGAAGAGGCGCACGAGTCTCTGGCTCAATCTGAAGAGCAGATGGAGCTGACGGAATCTGAGGTAGACAGCCTTAAATCTCAGCTTGCGGACTATCAACAAGCGCTAGATGTCCAGCAAACTCGTGCCTTGCAATACCAACAAGCGGTAAAGGCACTGGCGGATGCCCGTGAGCTATCTGGTCTAGAGATCGAAAGCGTTGAGGCCATTCCTGCACTATTAAGTGACTTTGAGAAACAGCAGAGCACTCAAACACAGACCCTGCTTACCCTAAAGCACAAACTAGATATCAACTCAGCTAGCGTTGAGCAATTTGCCAAGGCGTTTGAGCTATTGAAGCAAATCGTGCCAGAGGCGAGTCGTGAAAACGCAGAAGTGGAAGCTCGTCGTGTGCTCGAGAGTCTGCAAGCGGCTAAGCATGAGGTGGCTCAGCTGTCACATTGGCAATCACAAGCTCGTGACTTAACTAGGCGTGTTGAGAAGCAAGCTCAGGTTAAAAAGCTGGTTTCTGATTATGCAGCGCAAAATGCGGTGCAAATTCGCGATGAATTGGACATTGAAACCGAGCAGGCACGTCAGTTTGAGTCTATCGAGCAGAGTGAAAACGCTTTAGAGCAGGGACGAGAAAACCTGATCGATCTTCGTCGTGAAGAGCAAAAGCTCAGCGGTGAGATTTCACGCTTCGAAGGCATTGCTCCTGCTTGGATCAAAGCAAACGAGGCCCTAGAACAGCTGTGTGAAAGCACCGAATCTGAATTGACCGATGCTCAATCTGTTATGAACAAGATGCAGAAGGTGCTAGAGGCTGAGAAAGAGGCGTTGTCTCTGAAAGATCGCCTTGCACTTGAGCGCACTCAGGTTGAAAAAGAGATTGAAGCACTAGCTACACCTGGCGGTGCTAACGACCCACGCCTTAAGGCTCTGTCTGACAGCCTAGGTGGCGTGCTGCTATCTGAAATATACGACGATATCACTATCGATGATGCACCGTACTTCAGCGCAATGTACGGTCCTGCTCGTCACGCAATCGTGGTTTCAGACCTAGAAGGCGTCAAAGAACGTCTTGTAGAGTTCGATGATTGCCCTGAAGATGTCTACATCATCGAAGGTGACGTGGATGCATTCGATGACAGCCTGTTTGAAGTAGAAGAGTTTGAAGGTGCAGTTTGTGTTCAGGTAAGTGAACAGCAACTTCGTTATTCTCGCTTCCCAACCGTGCCTCTGTTTGGCCGTGCGGCTCGAGAGCAGCGTCTAGAAGCGCTACGCGAAAAACGTGATCAGCTGGTGGAAGACCACGCAAAAGCCGCATTCGATGCGCAAAAAGCACAGCGCCTATACCAAGCGTTTAACGACTTTGTGGCAAACCATGTAGCGGTAGCGTTTGAAGACAACCCAGAGCACGCCATCGGTGAGCTTCGCTCTGAGCGTAACAAGGTACTTGCCTCGCTAAATGAGGTAGAAGGTAAAGAGGCTGAGTTTAAGCAAGCTATTACTAAGGCAAAACAAGCTCTTTCTCTATTAGACAAGCTAGCCCCTAGCATCGACCTTATTGAAGACGAAACGCTAGCAGAGCGTGCTGACGAAGCAAAGGCTCGCGTTGATGAGCTTATTCAAAGCAAGGTAAACCTAGACCGTCATTTGGCAACGGCAGATAAACTGCGACCAATCGTGTCAGCGCTAGCAGCGGACCCAGAGCAGTTTGACGCCATTGAGCAAGAGTACAAAGAAGTGGATGAAGCGTTGCAGTCGCTGAAATCTCAATCTTTTGCACTGTCTAACGTTTATGAGCGTAAGGCGCACTTTGGTTATGCAGACTCTGAGAAACTGCTTGAGAAGAGCAGTGAACTGAGCGAGCAGCTTAAAGCCAAGCTAGTAGTTGCTGAGCAGCAAAAAGAGCGTGCTCGTGAAGGCTATAAACAAGCACAGCAACAGCACAGCCAATACAACCAGCTTCTTGCGACCTTGAAGAGCTCGCACCAAGCTAAGACAGAAACGGTTCAAGAGTTTAAACAAGAGCTATCTAGCGCTGGTATCTTGCTAGATGATGCCATCCTTGAGCGTGCGACTACGCGTAAGCAAGAGCTGCATCAGGGCATAGAAACCTCTCGTTCTCGCCAAGCTGAACTGTCTAAGACAGTAACCGCGACCGAGCTTGAGCTTAAGAGCGGTACTAAGGCACTTAAGAAACAGCAGAAAGAGTATCAAGAGCTGCGCCGCTTCGTGGTAACCGCAAAAGCCGGCTGGTGCGCGGTACTGAAACTGGCGCGTGAACACGACGTTGAGCGTCGCTTGCACAAGCGTGAGCTGGCGTATATGTCTGAGGGAGAGCTTCGCTCTATGTCGGATAAATCTCTGGGTTCACTGCGTCTTGCGGTGGCGAATGAAGAAGACCTGCGTGATGCGCTGCGTGCGTCAGAGGATAATGCTTATCCAGAGCGCAAGGTACTATTCTATATCGCTGTGTATCAGTTCCTGCGTGAGCGTATCCGTCAGGATATCATCCGCACCGATGATCCGGTTGAAGCAATCGAGGAGATGGAAGTAGAGCTAGCGCGTTTGACTGAGGAGCTTAACCAGCGTGAGAGCCGCCTTGCGATCAGCTCTGAGTCTGTATCTAGCATCATCAAGAAGACCATTCAGCGTGAGCAGAACCGTATCCGCATCCTAAACCAAGGTTTGTCTAACATTCACTTTGGTCAGGTTAACGGCGTGCGTCTGAACGTGAACATTCGTGAGAGTCATCAGATCTTGCTTGATAGCCTAGCGAATCCAGAGAAGTCTCATAAGCAGCTGTTCGACAACTCGCGTTTGACCTTCTCTGAGGCGATGGCGAAGCTGTTCCAACGCGTTAACCCGCATATTGATGTCGGTCAGCGTTCACCTCAAGTATTTGGTGAAGAGCTTCTGGATTACCGTAACTACCTAGAGATGGGTGTTGAGGTTAACCGTGGTTCAGAAGGTTGGTTACAAGCTGAGTCTGGGGCTCTGTCGACGGGTGAGGCGATCGGTACTGGTCAGTCAATCCTACTAATGGTAATTCAAAGCTGGGAAGAAGAGTCTCGCCGCCTGCGCAGCAAAGATATCGTGCCTTGTCGCTTGTTGTTCCTCGATGAAGCAGCGCGTCTGGATGCGAAATCCATCGCAACCCTGTTTGAGTTGTGTGAGCGCTTGAACATGCAGCTTCTGATTGCGGCACCTGAGAATATCAGCCCAGAGAAGGGCACCACCTATAAACTGGTGCGTAAGGTATTCAAAGACCACGAGCACGTACACGTTGTTGGCTTAAGAGGCTTTGGTCAACAAAGCGAAACCGCTCAGGCTATCGACGAAGCCGAGCTGATATAA